The Allorhodopirellula heiligendammensis genome includes a window with the following:
- a CDS encoding TolC family protein: MLAGDGVESARRLRDSRHRWPLFSIVLWSLVTGALLSAFAGLLGCRAVKSLPETVGNDTACVDAIMANVDAGAPPGQAAEAIALTTAPLPPITIRDATSLENAAYRDLTLRETILIALSNSEVLRDLNATVLRAPEQVASQQTLPLVQTNPQLGIEAALSAFDAQLYAMGQWQNNDRQFNNRFFGGGANAFQQDLHDYVFQTSKRTATGAELALRSVTDYDANNATGNLVPSAWQSQFQAEIRQPLLRGGGLTFNRIAGAAALPGVYNGVLIAKTNNDMSVAVFRRNTRNYISNVANAYWDLAFAYRDVDARAEALERSRLTWRSYDAQKTSNRRGGSAEALAREQYYRFQGEYQDAVAGKLVQRTQIYNATSGGTFSGVGGVLASERRLRLLIGLPVSDGVLLRPVDEPTTAPVIFDTDSLSAQAIRMRAELQEQRLLVKRREMELLAAKNFLLPTLDLTSTYRIRGLGSDLAGTGSAFEEIGDTRFQEYQGGLEFRMPVGFRQAHAAVQHAKLQIARDQALLREQERQIIHDLLSVIAETDRSYALAETSLNRYLAAKDALDTLEANREAGLPISLVELLDTQRRLSEAQVRYYLAVTEYMVALKNVQFETGTLLNDTEIMIAGG; this comes from the coding sequence ATGCTGGCCGGTGATGGAGTCGAGTCTGCCCGTCGACTGCGTGATTCGCGGCATCGCTGGCCGCTGTTCTCCATTGTCCTATGGTCCCTTGTCACCGGTGCTTTATTATCGGCCTTCGCGGGGCTGTTGGGGTGTCGCGCCGTCAAGAGCTTGCCTGAAACGGTTGGCAATGATACCGCCTGCGTCGACGCGATCATGGCCAATGTTGACGCTGGGGCTCCTCCTGGGCAAGCCGCCGAAGCGATTGCGCTGACGACCGCACCGCTGCCCCCGATCACAATCCGAGATGCCACTTCACTCGAAAATGCAGCCTATCGCGACTTGACGCTGCGTGAAACGATCTTAATCGCGCTGTCCAATTCGGAGGTGCTTCGAGATCTCAACGCCACCGTGCTGCGAGCTCCCGAGCAAGTCGCTAGTCAGCAGACCTTACCTCTGGTGCAAACCAACCCGCAGCTCGGTATCGAGGCGGCTCTCTCCGCGTTCGACGCTCAGCTGTATGCGATGGGACAATGGCAGAACAACGATCGCCAGTTCAATAACCGATTCTTCGGCGGGGGGGCCAACGCCTTCCAGCAAGATCTACACGACTACGTTTTTCAAACCTCCAAGCGAACGGCCACGGGGGCTGAGTTGGCGCTTCGCAGTGTGACGGATTACGACGCGAACAACGCGACGGGAAACCTCGTTCCAAGCGCGTGGCAGTCTCAGTTTCAAGCTGAGATCCGTCAACCGTTGTTGCGTGGAGGTGGACTTACGTTCAACCGCATTGCCGGGGCGGCTGCCCTGCCAGGCGTCTACAATGGCGTGTTGATTGCTAAAACCAACAACGACATGTCGGTCGCGGTGTTCCGCCGTAATACCCGAAACTACATTAGCAACGTGGCCAACGCCTACTGGGATCTTGCGTTTGCTTATCGCGATGTCGACGCCCGGGCCGAGGCTCTCGAACGAAGTCGCCTCACTTGGCGCAGCTATGATGCCCAGAAAACCTCGAATCGCCGTGGTGGCTCTGCAGAAGCGCTCGCCCGAGAGCAGTACTACCGATTTCAAGGCGAATACCAAGATGCAGTCGCTGGGAAATTGGTGCAGCGGACGCAAATTTACAACGCGACTTCCGGCGGTACGTTCTCAGGGGTTGGCGGCGTCCTGGCGAGCGAACGTCGTTTACGATTGCTGATCGGACTGCCTGTTAGCGATGGAGTGCTGCTGCGGCCCGTTGATGAACCCACCACTGCCCCGGTGATTTTTGATACCGATTCCCTGTCAGCTCAAGCCATCCGGATGAGAGCTGAGTTGCAAGAACAGCGACTGCTCGTCAAGCGGCGGGAAATGGAATTGCTTGCTGCAAAGAACTTCCTACTGCCCACACTCGACCTGACATCGACATATCGAATTCGTGGATTGGGATCCGATCTCGCTGGGACGGGATCCGCGTTTGAAGAGATCGGCGACACACGATTTCAAGAGTATCAGGGTGGCCTGGAATTCCGAATGCCTGTTGGATTTCGACAAGCACACGCGGCCGTCCAGCACGCAAAGCTGCAGATCGCGAGGGACCAAGCATTACTGCGCGAGCAGGAGCGCCAGATTATCCATGATCTGCTAAGTGTTATCGCCGAAACCGACCGCTCCTATGCCCTGGCAGAAACGAGTTTAAATCGATATCTCGCAGCGAAGGATGCGCTCGATACACTCGAAGCCAACCGCGAAGCGGGGCTGCCGATCAGTCTGGTCGAGCTGCTCGATACCCAGCGACGCCTCAGTGAAGCACAGGTCCGTTATTATCTCGCAGTGACCGAGTACATGGTCGCGCTCAAAAACGTGCAGTTCGAGACGGGCACGCTTCTCAACGATACCGAAATCATGATTGCCGGCGGTTGA
- a CDS encoding DUF1990 domain-containing protein, whose amino-acid sequence MITLRRPTELELLRCTRNQSNDALSYQEVGETWGAMPANYFHNEHAVDLGRGEACFAAACENLQQGRCLQLPWVSLFRDGPLFVGQDTAIVARVMRVWTLNCCRVVDVRSPTKTDGGHCFSFAVGTLGRHIMIGEERFTVAFDPNTEKVRFSIRSFSRASSIAAGIGTPVIRYYQRRFVDSVARAMQQDLQATATSG is encoded by the coding sequence ATGATCACACTGCGACGACCCACCGAACTTGAGCTGCTGAGATGCACACGCAATCAGAGTAATGACGCGCTGTCGTATCAAGAGGTCGGTGAAACCTGGGGTGCGATGCCGGCGAATTATTTTCACAACGAACACGCTGTCGATCTGGGGCGTGGAGAGGCGTGCTTTGCCGCTGCGTGTGAAAATTTGCAGCAAGGTCGCTGTCTGCAACTTCCATGGGTTTCGCTGTTTCGCGACGGGCCACTGTTCGTTGGCCAAGACACCGCCATCGTCGCGCGTGTGATGCGAGTGTGGACGCTCAATTGCTGCCGCGTCGTGGATGTGAGGTCCCCCACCAAGACGGACGGTGGTCACTGTTTCTCATTCGCTGTGGGCACGCTGGGGCGGCACATCATGATTGGCGAGGAACGGTTCACCGTGGCATTCGATCCGAACACTGAAAAGGTTCGATTTTCAATTCGCTCGTTCTCACGTGCGAGCAGCATTGCGGCCGGAATTGGAACGCCCGTGATTCGCTACTACCAACGACGCTTCGTCGACAGCGTTGCTCGAGCCATGCAACAGGACCTCCAAGCTACCGCGACAAGCGGGTAG
- a CDS encoding HlyD family secretion protein has product MRVTQRIQACLFLLPLLFIHVQAVAQTPDSAGSIGGLVVVLMDEASIAAAIEGSVSEVVVGEGETVSAGDVIIQLDDRKAQLEQSLAQQAAEIATHRQVETSAVDAAKVAVAEQEQTIAEHEIRSELNRRRAANELKIQAAEKAELVAKNEWQRAESARQNFVDAVSESEIEGLQLAYERCQLETREAIFQLEMAAIDVRLDQAMGKTLQWQLESARVSLHAAKAANEVRALEAKIQGLKLDLARVVSDDHHLQSPIDGTVVSISAGVGDWVRSGQVIARIIGRERLRAEGYVTSEHAHRLRNANSVVVRVTNSDGTTIQRDGVQRFVSPELDAVTGEVRIWIEFDNRDGKIYPGSKASVEAR; this is encoded by the coding sequence ATGCGTGTTACGCAGCGAATTCAAGCGTGCTTGTTCCTGCTTCCACTCCTCTTCATTCACGTTCAAGCAGTCGCTCAGACTCCAGATTCCGCTGGCAGCATCGGCGGTCTCGTCGTTGTTCTGATGGACGAAGCGTCCATTGCTGCGGCGATCGAAGGATCAGTTAGTGAAGTTGTTGTTGGGGAGGGAGAGACCGTCAGTGCCGGCGACGTCATCATCCAACTTGATGATCGTAAGGCACAACTGGAGCAATCTTTGGCTCAGCAGGCTGCTGAGATCGCAACTCATCGACAGGTGGAGACAAGTGCAGTGGACGCCGCCAAGGTGGCTGTCGCCGAGCAGGAGCAAACGATCGCCGAGCATGAAATCCGGAGTGAACTTAATCGCCGCCGCGCCGCGAATGAACTCAAAATTCAAGCCGCCGAGAAAGCAGAGTTGGTCGCGAAGAATGAGTGGCAGCGGGCTGAATCCGCTCGCCAGAACTTTGTCGACGCTGTGTCTGAGTCTGAAATCGAAGGGCTACAACTCGCCTACGAGCGCTGCCAACTGGAGACTCGAGAAGCCATCTTTCAACTTGAGATGGCGGCGATCGACGTGCGGCTCGACCAAGCCATGGGCAAAACCCTGCAGTGGCAACTCGAGTCCGCCCGTGTGAGCCTGCACGCTGCGAAAGCGGCAAACGAAGTGCGAGCACTCGAAGCAAAAATCCAAGGTCTCAAATTGGACTTGGCACGCGTGGTCAGTGACGACCACCATTTGCAATCGCCCATCGACGGTACGGTTGTCTCGATCTCCGCGGGCGTGGGAGACTGGGTCCGCAGCGGACAGGTTATCGCGAGAATCATTGGTCGTGAACGCCTTCGGGCCGAAGGCTACGTGACGTCCGAACATGCCCACAGGCTGCGAAACGCGAACAGTGTGGTCGTCAGGGTCACCAACAGTGACGGCACCACAATCCAACGCGATGGTGTCCAGCGTTTCGTGAGCCCCGAGCTGGATGCCGTGACCGGGGAGGTCCGCATCTGGATTGAATTTGATAACCGCGACGGCAAAATCTATCCTGGATCGAAAGCCTCGGTGGAGGCTCGCTGA
- a CDS encoding ISL3 family transposase — MSTTLLYQSFGIRGFQQTRIEFSKGVTRFYVQPSEKAIYCPSCDSRNVIRRELRQREFRASPIGLKRTVVVASSPRVQCNDCGAVRQIQIEFAAARRSYTKGWGKYALQLTRSMTRKDVADLLGVTWDVIKEIKKTDLQRRFANPSLKDVRRIAIDEICIGKGHRYVTLVMDLDSGAIIFVGEGKSADSLVPFWKRLGRRRHRIEAVAMDMSSAYILAVRGNLPNADIVFDRFHVVKLMNEKLTTFRRQLFQKATAAEKSVLKGSRWLLLKNPENLRADRNEEAHLAAALELNEPLATAYYLKEELRMFWRYTFRWPAQLFLRSWCERAIATGLAPPQNNGQDVDAA; from the coding sequence ATGTCCACCACCTTGTTGTATCAGTCCTTTGGCATCCGTGGCTTCCAGCAGACGCGGATTGAGTTCTCCAAAGGCGTCACACGATTTTATGTCCAGCCAAGCGAAAAGGCGATTTACTGTCCATCGTGCGATAGCCGGAACGTGATCCGTCGAGAGCTCAGGCAACGAGAATTTCGAGCTTCTCCGATCGGCCTAAAACGGACCGTAGTCGTCGCCTCCTCGCCTCGCGTGCAGTGCAATGATTGCGGGGCCGTTCGCCAAATCCAAATTGAATTTGCCGCCGCCCGCCGAAGCTACACCAAGGGCTGGGGGAAATACGCTTTGCAGTTAACTCGAAGCATGACGAGAAAGGACGTTGCTGATCTGCTTGGCGTTACCTGGGATGTGATCAAAGAAATCAAAAAGACGGACCTCCAGCGGCGATTTGCCAATCCTTCCCTGAAAGACGTACGGCGAATCGCCATCGATGAGATCTGCATTGGCAAAGGTCACCGCTACGTGACGCTGGTGATGGACCTGGACAGCGGTGCGATTATCTTCGTGGGAGAAGGCAAATCGGCCGATTCGCTGGTACCTTTTTGGAAACGACTGGGCCGTCGGCGGCATCGCATCGAAGCGGTTGCGATGGACATGTCCAGCGCCTACATCCTTGCGGTGCGTGGGAACCTTCCTAACGCCGATATCGTGTTTGACCGCTTCCATGTCGTGAAATTAATGAACGAAAAGTTGACGACGTTCCGTCGGCAACTCTTCCAGAAAGCGACCGCCGCTGAAAAGTCGGTGCTCAAGGGGAGTCGATGGCTGCTGCTGAAGAATCCCGAGAACCTACGTGCAGATCGCAACGAGGAAGCACACCTGGCCGCGGCCTTGGAACTCAATGAGCCGCTAGCCACGGCGTATTATCTCAAGGAGGAGCTGCGAATGTTTTGGAGGTATACGTTTCGCTGGCCGGCCCAGTTGTTCCTGCGGTCTTGGTGTGAGCGAGCGATAGCGACCGGACTGGCCCCTCCGCAAAACAATGGCCAAGACGTTGATGCGGCATGA
- a CDS encoding efflux RND transporter periplasmic adaptor subunit, with protein MSHPPDPNADRLSERFELAWLRGTDALADPIVRAQSLCGEISRVVAADRVSFVVKHGPTSQVVATSTTPAIDPRSSEAGWLRQLADEVCRTGTDVQVERQSIEMPSDLTDATETLAIPVTDRDSIDNIEAAIVLQRYTSKPNSLAASLASTRREIDVAATEVASALRQRAAKSERRATAWWRHAPNWKRLAVVAGIGIGFALLLSIPVPFRLSVEGRLEPAKSFGVFAPAAGTLVEMHASDGDVVAQGAALAELRSVEIDLQQERLVGELAAAETELATLRLRQSDSAAAESTHASSMGHSQDAAQSRSRQMVLRSRIHSLQAQADLMSEVRESLTIRASIDGRIILRDEQSELVGQTISQSQWLMQLADLTAGYAAIIDLPENDDAYLRRVLNTEQANPISDLRLLASPDVQFSCRVGRVADTVQLNERGKAVIEVIIPIDVPLPDDVHVGATVVGTIEVGRRSLGFIWFRPFIEFLRSYGW; from the coding sequence ATGAGTCACCCGCCCGACCCCAACGCCGATCGTCTCAGTGAACGTTTCGAACTCGCGTGGCTACGCGGTACCGACGCTTTAGCGGATCCCATCGTTCGCGCGCAAAGTCTGTGTGGCGAAATCTCGCGGGTGGTCGCAGCCGATCGGGTTAGCTTTGTAGTCAAGCATGGTCCTACGTCCCAAGTCGTTGCCACGTCGACGACTCCAGCGATCGATCCGCGCTCCTCGGAGGCTGGCTGGTTGAGACAACTCGCCGACGAGGTGTGCCGCACAGGCACCGACGTTCAGGTGGAACGACAGTCGATAGAGATGCCTTCGGACCTGACGGATGCGACCGAGACCTTGGCGATCCCAGTCACCGACCGTGACTCGATTGACAACATCGAGGCGGCAATCGTACTGCAACGCTACACATCCAAACCAAACTCACTCGCCGCATCACTGGCCAGCACGCGGCGCGAGATCGACGTGGCCGCGACGGAGGTTGCGTCCGCATTGCGGCAACGGGCTGCCAAATCGGAGCGGCGAGCCACGGCATGGTGGCGACACGCCCCCAATTGGAAGCGTCTCGCCGTGGTCGCTGGGATCGGCATTGGTTTCGCATTGCTACTCAGCATTCCTGTTCCGTTCCGACTGTCTGTTGAGGGGCGACTGGAGCCAGCCAAGTCGTTTGGCGTCTTCGCACCCGCCGCCGGTACGCTCGTAGAAATGCACGCGAGTGACGGTGATGTCGTTGCCCAAGGTGCCGCCTTAGCAGAACTTCGTAGTGTCGAGATCGACCTCCAGCAAGAACGTCTCGTCGGCGAACTCGCTGCTGCGGAAACTGAGCTCGCCACATTGCGATTGCGGCAATCCGACTCGGCCGCCGCTGAGTCTACCCATGCCTCATCAATGGGTCATTCACAGGATGCAGCCCAAAGCCGATCGCGCCAGATGGTACTTCGTTCCCGCATTCATTCTTTGCAAGCACAAGCCGACCTCATGAGTGAGGTCCGAGAATCCTTGACGATTCGAGCGTCAATCGATGGTCGCATCATTCTCCGCGACGAACAATCCGAGCTGGTTGGCCAAACGATCAGCCAGAGCCAGTGGTTGATGCAGCTCGCTGATTTAACTGCTGGATATGCTGCCATCATCGATCTACCTGAAAACGACGACGCTTACCTACGCCGGGTGCTCAATACCGAGCAGGCTAACCCGATCAGCGACTTGCGGTTACTGGCATCTCCCGATGTCCAGTTCAGTTGCAGGGTTGGCCGCGTTGCCGATACTGTCCAGCTGAATGAACGAGGCAAAGCCGTGATTGAAGTCATCATTCCCATCGATGTCCCTCTACCGGATGATGTGCACGTCGGAGCCACCGTGGTTGGGACGATTGAAGTGGGCCGTCGCTCGTTAGGCTTCATCTGGTTTCGCCCCTTCATTGAATTTCTCCGGAGTTACGGATGGTAA
- a CDS encoding type II toxin-antitoxin system RelE/ParE family toxin yields the protein MQIEFTNKKLCKICSSATESQAKFGKPMALKLQMRLGQMQAAETLADLLLVPGARCHALTGNLKGKFAVDLAHPYRLIFSPDHDPLPRKKDGGLILEEVTAVVIQAIKDYH from the coding sequence TTGCAGATCGAATTTACCAACAAGAAACTTTGCAAAATTTGCTCGTCCGCGACGGAGTCACAGGCGAAGTTCGGCAAGCCCATGGCTCTGAAGTTGCAGATGCGACTAGGGCAAATGCAAGCTGCCGAGACGCTTGCTGACTTGCTCCTCGTCCCAGGAGCACGTTGTCACGCCCTAACCGGAAACCTGAAAGGGAAGTTTGCCGTGGATCTCGCACATCCATATCGCCTGATTTTCTCACCGGATCACGACCCACTTCCCCGCAAGAAAGACGGAGGGCTGATTCTGGAGGAGGTCACGGCGGTAGTGATTCAGGCAATCAAGGATTACCACTGA
- a CDS encoding helix-turn-helix domain-containing protein, which produces MATNAKRYRYEPDFAVPPGATLRETIDELGIDQRELAERTGLATKTLNQIIKGKAPLTQQTAMLLERVTNVPARIWNNLEAEYQEQLARLQAREELAKDIEWLKLVPTNELVKRGYLEATQDKISLLEQTLSFFRVATVGAWRDGWCEGQFSFRKSQDASCLDCRLATWLRIAEKESESIEAQHFNRRAFAAAVSEIRELTMEAPGVFIPKMKEAFAASGVALCLVPEIKGGKINGAARWLSPHKAMIAVNLRGKMNDIFWFTLFHEAGHILSDSKKQTYIDVRYSDDPREAAANKFARELLIPREFDAALKTTKSISAVLALAEELRIAPGILVGRLQHEKIIGYQHLNGLKQKFNWAKE; this is translated from the coding sequence ATGGCAACCAACGCAAAACGATACCGCTACGAACCGGACTTTGCCGTCCCACCTGGAGCAACGCTCCGGGAAACGATCGACGAACTGGGGATTGACCAACGAGAACTCGCCGAGCGAACAGGCCTGGCGACCAAGACCCTCAATCAAATCATCAAGGGCAAGGCCCCGTTAACGCAGCAAACGGCAATGCTGCTGGAACGTGTAACCAACGTTCCCGCCAGAATCTGGAACAACTTGGAAGCGGAGTATCAAGAGCAGTTGGCTCGCCTTCAAGCTCGCGAAGAGCTTGCGAAAGATATTGAGTGGCTGAAGCTGGTTCCCACCAACGAACTAGTCAAACGCGGGTACCTCGAAGCTACGCAGGACAAGATCTCTCTTCTCGAACAAACGCTGAGCTTCTTTCGGGTGGCAACTGTTGGAGCATGGAGGGACGGTTGGTGCGAAGGTCAGTTTTCTTTTCGGAAGTCACAAGATGCGTCGTGTCTGGACTGCCGGCTGGCAACTTGGCTTAGGATCGCCGAAAAAGAGTCCGAATCGATCGAAGCCCAACACTTCAATAGACGAGCATTTGCAGCGGCTGTTTCCGAGATTCGTGAGCTGACAATGGAAGCACCAGGCGTTTTTATTCCCAAGATGAAGGAAGCATTCGCAGCATCAGGTGTTGCCTTGTGCTTGGTGCCGGAAATCAAGGGTGGGAAAATCAACGGAGCGGCACGATGGCTATCCCCGCACAAAGCGATGATTGCGGTCAATCTTCGAGGCAAAATGAATGACATTTTCTGGTTCACGTTGTTTCACGAAGCCGGGCATATTCTTAGTGACAGTAAGAAGCAAACTTACATTGATGTGAGGTACTCAGATGACCCGCGAGAGGCTGCCGCCAATAAATTCGCTCGCGAGCTTCTCATTCCGCGTGAGTTCGACGCTGCTCTAAAAACAACCAAGTCCATTAGTGCCGTGCTGGCGTTGGCGGAAGAACTTAGGATTGCTCCGGGGATTCTGGTGGGACGATTGCAGCATGAAAAAATCATCGGCTATCAACATCTAAATGGCCTTAAGCAAAAGTTCAACTGGGCGAAGGAATAG
- a CDS encoding transposase, whose amino-acid sequence MAKTLMRHEEGLMNYFAHRISSGPMEGTSNKIKTVQRQSYGIRDREYFELTLYSLHQTEYAFAG is encoded by the coding sequence ATGGCCAAGACGTTGATGCGGCATGAAGAGGGACTGATGAACTATTTTGCGCACCGGATATCATCCGGACCGATGGAGGGCACCAGCAACAAAATCAAGACTGTCCAAAGGCAATCCTACGGTATCCGCGACCGTGAGTATTTTGAGCTCACGCTCTACTCGCTCCATCAAACAGAGTACGCTTTCGCTGGATGA
- a CDS encoding NAD(P)H-binding protein yields the protein MDSIMFDERRHVLLTGATGHVGGALLPRLLEAGFYVRCMTRDRTKSEFREDERISVIEADVLQPDSLRRAMEGCDLAYYLVHSMSGDGDFAQRDRRAAGHFRDAAAEAGLDRLIYLGGLGREADGLSEHLRSRQEVGRILRQGRVPTIEFRAAMVIGAGSLSFEMVKNLCHRLPVMICPQWLSTQTQPIGTADLVRYLMAAADIELSASEIVEIGTPDTTTYREILAEYSQQNGLRRVFIPVPFLTPWLSGLWLSLVTPETARIGSDMVTGLANPTIVTDSSAERFQIDAMSVDAAIARALAGEAAGHAKA from the coding sequence ATGGACTCAATTATGTTTGACGAGCGACGTCATGTTCTGCTGACTGGCGCGACTGGACACGTGGGCGGTGCGTTATTGCCGCGGCTCCTCGAGGCCGGTTTCTATGTTCGTTGCATGACGCGCGATCGCACGAAGAGCGAATTTAGGGAGGACGAACGGATTTCGGTGATCGAAGCTGACGTGCTGCAGCCTGATTCGTTGAGACGGGCCATGGAGGGGTGCGATCTAGCGTACTATCTGGTGCACTCGATGTCGGGTGACGGTGATTTTGCTCAGCGAGATCGCAGGGCGGCCGGTCATTTTCGTGATGCAGCCGCTGAGGCCGGACTCGATCGGCTAATTTATCTTGGGGGCCTCGGTCGGGAGGCTGATGGGCTGTCGGAGCATTTGCGCAGTCGCCAAGAGGTCGGACGAATTCTGCGGCAGGGTCGCGTTCCTACGATTGAGTTTCGCGCGGCGATGGTGATTGGGGCGGGAAGTCTCTCTTTCGAAATGGTTAAGAATCTTTGTCACCGTCTGCCAGTAATGATCTGTCCTCAATGGCTCTCCACGCAGACCCAACCTATCGGTACTGCCGACTTGGTGCGCTACCTGATGGCCGCAGCGGATATTGAACTGTCCGCATCGGAGATTGTCGAAATCGGCACCCCCGACACGACAACCTACCGTGAGATATTGGCTGAGTATTCCCAACAAAATGGCCTGCGACGCGTCTTCATTCCGGTTCCGTTTTTAACTCCCTGGCTATCTGGATTGTGGCTGTCGCTGGTGACCCCCGAAACTGCTCGCATCGGTTCGGACATGGTGACGGGACTGGCCAATCCGACGATCGTAACGGATTCTTCCGCCGAGCGTTTTCAGATCGATGCAATGTCGGTTGATGCCGCCATTGCCAGGGCTCTCGCCGGAGAAGCTGCGGGACATGCGAAGGCATGA